In Flavobacteriales bacterium, the genomic stretch AAACAATACGTGTATGACCGAGAACCGAATGAACCAATCTTTGCGTTTAAGAAAAGAGCTTTGGTTCACTTTGCGGTAGACACTGATGAGTGTTTTATGACTACTCAACTTGCTGGAAAGAATACTAGGTATTTACCCTTCAATTTAGGTTGTAATAATGGAGCTGGAAACCCACCAAACAAAGATGGTTATAGAACGTCATATTTGTGGGAGACTCAATCGAATGGTAAAACTGGTGTTTGGATGAAGGATAGCTTCATGGACATCATAAGTAAATTCTTGCATCTCAAAGTAGATGAGTTTGAGATAAATGGAGTCAAGAAGAAAAAGGAAACAATGATTTTCCCTAGGTATCATCAAATGGATGTTGTACGTTCTTTAACTTCTGATGCTCGAAATAGTGGAGCTGGTAAAAACTACCTCATTCAACATTCAGCAGGTTCAGGAAAATCGAATAGTATTGCGTGGTTATCATACCGCTTGTCAAGCTTACATAATGAAAACAACGAGCGTATCTTTGATTCGGTAATAGTTATTACGGATAGAAGAGTTCTTGATAGTCAGCTACAGAATACGATTTATCAATTCGACCACAAAGACGGTGTGGTTCAGAAGATTGATAAAGACTCTCAGCAATTAGCGGATGCAATCACGGCTGGTTCAAATATCATTATAACAACACTTCAAAAGTTCCCATTCATACTCGATAAAATAGGGGAATTAGAATCAAAGAAGTATGCTGTTATTATTGATGAGGCTCACTCCTCACAAGGAGGAGAGGCTACTAAGAAAATGAAAGAAGTTCTTTCAGCTAAATCTTTGGAAGAAGCAGTTGTTGAGGATATAGATTCTGGTTTGGATGAAGATGCGGAAGACGAAATCAGAAAATCTATGGAAGCAAGAGGTCGTCAAGACAACTTAAGCTTCTTTGCATTCACAGCAACACCCAAAGCTAAAACTGTAGAAGTATTTGGCACCCAAAATTCACAAGGTATTCCGAAACCGTTTCATCTATATTCAATGAAACAGGCAATTGAAGAAGGCTTTATTCTAGATGTGCTGAAAAACTACACTACATACAACACATATTTCAAGGTTTCTAAGGAGATTGAGGAAGACCCAAACGTGAACAAAAAGCAGGCAGCAAGGGCTATTGGTAGATTCTTATCATTGCACCCACATAACTTGGCTCAGAAAACAGAAGTAATGGTAGAGCATTTCCGTCAAGTTGTTTCAAAAAAGATTGGTGGCAAAGCGAAAGCAATGGTTGTAACTGGCTCTAGACTTCACGCTGTTCGGTATAAAGAAGAGTTCGATAAATACATCAAGGAGAAAGATTATAACGACATCAAAACCGTTGTAGCGTTCTCTGGAAAAGTAATTCATGATGGCTATCCTGAAGGCGTTACTGAGGTAGAATTGAATGGTTTCAAAGAGAAAGAGCTGCCAAAGAAGTTTGCTTCAGATGAGTATCAAGTGTTATTGGTAGCAGATAAATACCAAACAGGGTTTGACCAACCACTCCTTCATACAATGTATGTTGATAAGAAGCTTTCAGGAGTAAAATGTGTTCAAACTCTTTCCAGACTGAACAGAATGTGCGCAGGTAAAGAAGACACGTTTGTGTTAGATTTTGCAAATGATACCGAAGACATTTTACAATCATTTCAGCCATACTATGAGCTGACTACAATAGAATCAACAACCGACCCGAATCACCTCTATGACTTAAAGGGTGAAATTGAAAAGGCACAGGTTATTTGGCAATCAGAAGTAGATAACTTCTGCAACATATTTTTCAAGTCAATGAAAGCCCTATCAGTAAAAGAACAGGGTAAGCTTAATGCATTTATTGACCCAGCTGTAGAGCGTTATAAGCAATTGCCAGAAGAAACTAATCAAGGAGATGTTGTCAATGAAATATCGCAGGAGAATTTTAAGCATGCTCTTCAGTCATTTACACGCCTGTATTCGTTCTTGACTCAAATAATGCCATTCAGTGACGTAGAATTGGAGAAGCTTTTTACATACGGTAGATTTTTATTGAAGAAGCTGCCACGAAAGAATCAGTCTGACCGATTCCAACTTGGAGATGAAGTGGCGTTAGAATACTATCGCTTACAAAAGATTTCTGAACAGAATATTGCTCTAGAGAGCCAAGGTGAATATGGATTGGATGGAACTAATGAATCCGGTATTCGTGGTGTAAAAGAGGAAGAAGCTGCCTTATCTGAGATAATCGAAGTGTTGAACAAGCGATTCGCTACTGAATTCAATGATGCTGATAAGCTGTTCTTTGACCAAATAGAGGAGGAACTCGTTGCTGATGAGAAACTTTCTGAGCAAGCCAAGAACAATACCATGGAGAATTTCAAATTCGGATTTGAAGACGTTTTCTTGGATAAACTAATCGGAAGAATGGACCAAAATCAAGACATCTTCACTAAGATGATGGATGACAAAGAGTTTGGTGGATTAGTAAAAAATTACATGCTTAAGAAGGTTTACGAGAGACTGAGTAAATGATAGGAAAGAAATACAAAAACAACTATTAGGAGTAGAATTAATAAAATAGAGATATGAATATTCAAAAAATCGATTCACTGTATCAACGCTATGGTTATGAGTTCAAGAAAAGTCTATCGAACAACGACATCCGTGTTTTCACTTTGAACAAAGGCGTGTACTATGGTGCAGACATAGTTTTTGAAAAGAAAACGAAAGATTTTGAAATGATTCATTCGCAACTCTCAAGAGCAGGGTATGCTTGTCGTGAAGTGAAAATCGATGATACTTCGGATGCTGAAGATTTGTTATTTGAATCTTTTTTTCATTCTACTCAATTAAATGAAAGACTTAGTAATAAATATGAAAAATTTGCTGCGAATCAATCGAGTCTGTTAAAAGTAAAATACGAGTACGTACCAGTATCTTACATAGTGGATAATGAAGAGTTCAAATCGAAAACATTCATCATCGACAATGTTCTAAATAAACTACATGAAAAGGGGGCTCAACTCATAATAATTGAAGCTGCAGCGGGTTTTGGGAAAACCTGCACATCTTATGAGCTGATAAATCATATTGCTATAAGTAAAGAAAAACTAGCCCCAATATTCACAGAGCTTTCAAGAGATAGAAAGGCTGCAATCTTTAAACATATTCTTAATGATGTTATCATTAATGAATTTCATTCATTACTTGACGAAAAGTTAGTTATACATGAAATTCAGACAGGTAAAATACCATTAATCATTGATGGTTTCGATGAATTATTGAGTAAGGAGCAAGATAAGGGAGGAGATGAGTTTGAGCAAGTAGAGACAATGCTCTCTACAATCGGAGAGTTGTTAGTTGACAATGCTAAAATCATTCTAACAGGTAGGAAAACAGCAATATTTGCAGGAGATTCGTTTCAAGAATGGATAGAAAATAATCCGAATGACTTTAGAGTAAGTAGATTTCTAATTAATCCTCCATGCATTGAAGATTGGTTAACGGAAGAAAAAAGAACTCTAATCACTCAAAATAGCATACCAATAAAAGACGTTGCTAACCCTGTACTACTTGCATTTATGAGGAGTTTATCCATAGAAAACTTCGCAGAAGTAATTAGAAAACCTGAAGAAATAGTAAATCGATATTTCAATTCCATACTAGATAGAGAACAAGAACGACAAGAGTTAAGAATTCAAATAGATGACCAGCTTCGAATATTTAAGAATCTTGCCATAGCCATGATGGAGCTCAATATTACCTCCGAGTCAAAAGAATGGATAAAGTTCTTGCTTGAGGAGCAGAACAAAGATTTACTTGAAGGTGTACGCAAACTTTATCCGCCCGCCCAAAGACCTACCTTGGATGAAATGACTAATACTCTTTCTAATCATGCTTTGCTAGACAGAAAGGGGAGCAGCGACCAAATAGGGTTCATAAATGACTTTATATTTGGAACATTTATAGGGAAAGGGATAATTGAGCTCGAGCAAAATAAAATCGACAGAATTTCAACTCATATGTTCGAGTTGGCTTCCACAGCATTTCAATTCCAGTCGAAGAAAAACAAGGATTCACTATGGAATAGACTCGGGAAAATTGGAAGGTTTAGTAAGCAAGAAAGGTTGATAAATGAGTATCTTTTAAAAGAAGAAATTATTTCAGA encodes the following:
- a CDS encoding DEAD/DEAH box helicase family protein, whose product is MAKGIHTELTFEAAIEASLLENGGYVQGHSEDFDAQLGIFPNYIIEFLKITQPQAWERAVKNNGSQVNEKVIQRLLKEIDLRGVLDVIRNGFTDLGVKFKMAYFRPETTLNPDSEILYSKNHLSVTRQLYYERNGNNSLDMVLSLNGLPIATIELKNQFSGQNVTNAKKQYVYDREPNEPIFAFKKRALVHFAVDTDECFMTTQLAGKNTRYLPFNLGCNNGAGNPPNKDGYRTSYLWETQSNGKTGVWMKDSFMDIISKFLHLKVDEFEINGVKKKKETMIFPRYHQMDVVRSLTSDARNSGAGKNYLIQHSAGSGKSNSIAWLSYRLSSLHNENNERIFDSVIVITDRRVLDSQLQNTIYQFDHKDGVVQKIDKDSQQLADAITAGSNIIITTLQKFPFILDKIGELESKKYAVIIDEAHSSQGGEATKKMKEVLSAKSLEEAVVEDIDSGLDEDAEDEIRKSMEARGRQDNLSFFAFTATPKAKTVEVFGTQNSQGIPKPFHLYSMKQAIEEGFILDVLKNYTTYNTYFKVSKEIEEDPNVNKKQAARAIGRFLSLHPHNLAQKTEVMVEHFRQVVSKKIGGKAKAMVVTGSRLHAVRYKEEFDKYIKEKDYNDIKTVVAFSGKVIHDGYPEGVTEVELNGFKEKELPKKFASDEYQVLLVADKYQTGFDQPLLHTMYVDKKLSGVKCVQTLSRLNRMCAGKEDTFVLDFANDTEDILQSFQPYYELTTIESTTDPNHLYDLKGEIEKAQVIWQSEVDNFCNIFFKSMKALSVKEQGKLNAFIDPAVERYKQLPEETNQGDVVNEISQENFKHALQSFTRLYSFLTQIMPFSDVELEKLFTYGRFLLKKLPRKNQSDRFQLGDEVALEYYRLQKISEQNIALESQGEYGLDGTNESGIRGVKEEEAALSEIIEVLNKRFATEFNDADKLFFDQIEEELVADEKLSEQAKNNTMENFKFGFEDVFLDKLIGRMDQNQDIFTKMMDDKEFGGLVKNYMLKKVYERLSK